The sequence caatgtgtaactctgttgttgtttttgtcgcactgctttgctttatcttggccaggtcgcagttgtaaatgagaacttgttctcaactggcctacctggttaaataaaggtgaaataaaaaaataaaaaaatattatagTATGTTTTGAACTGGTTACTGAGAATAAGGTGCACACCATGATAAATATACAAGAATGCGGTAAAATAATTGAACAATGCGACATTATTTGAAGCACCATATCCACACAACTCATTTTGGGTCATTCATAATCAACCTCTACAATAATATGTCTAACTTCAATAACTAAGGATACTGTATGGGTCTATAGTCAAGCCACAGACAGCAATACATGAGCTTGTGTCTAGCTTTGCACTGACGTTTGGATCCAGGACACCACAAAGCAAtctactgccacatctgacaTTCGGATGAGGGCAGAACCTTTGTTCTTTGACCTCCGGGGAAGACTGACTTTTAAATAAGAAGTTATACAGTACATAGCATGATTGTATGATTTTAATTATGGCCAATTTTCAGAGAGGATGGGCAAATGGAGCTTCCTGGGGGGGTATGTGAAGGCCAGAGGGGCACCAGATTGGTGCAGGCCACATGAAAGAGTTCCCTCTCCATGAAGTGAAAATCGGGATGACCAAGCAGCTGGCATATGAATGAAGTGGAAATAGAAGAGCTATCATAGAAATCAGCTTAAAGAGTAATTCAACTCAAATAGAATCCCAAAGAAACACCCCAAAGAAAACCCCCTTGACCCAGTTATTTGAGCTATCTTTTTATAATGGTATGTAGACCTACACGCCCACAGCATGATGTAAAGTCTACCAGCCACACGTGAATGTAGATGTATACTCTTTATTGATTACAATTAGATTTGCATATTTGTATTTAACTTCACACATTGTTGAGCAGGCATAAGCAAAGCCAGCTGTGATAGAAGGTCTTCTAGTACTTCAGAGGGAATTGAAGAATATTGTTTTCCATTACACCGCtgatagagagagctggagcacCCTAAAACAATTACACAGGCAAGCCTGCGAACACTCAGCTGTCCTGAgaactatttacatttttttgaaGATTGGGAAACAGTTTTATACAATGCTAACATAAAACACATCCCCTATGTGTGCTGTGCTCTCCCGGCCCAGGCTCCTCCAGCCTGGCAACAGCACAGGCAGGCAGCGACAAACAGACAGTTATTCCGCTGAGCGGAAGACGGGGAAGAAAGGACAGTCTGTAGGAAAAAAGGAATAAACCTACTGGAAGTCAAGAGACACTGCAGCGTGGTTTAATTGGTGGGGGAAAATTGTGATTTTTACTAGAGCCTAtgaagataaatagagagagaggcttTGATGAGGAGGTCCACTGTATCTAATGGCCAGAACAAGCAGGTAGACAGGAACGGCTGCCGGGGGTTGGggctgggggggagagagagggcggctGGTTTCTGTCTCACTGGTCTTTTATGatgggagaggggggagatatAAGGACAGCCAACTCCTGGTAGCAGTTAACAAGCTAAAGAGTGTGAAGTGACTGTCGCCCTCTCTGTGCACGCACCCCTCAAACACACTTCCACCCCTGGACACCGTGGTCGCCCCGGGGCGGTACACATCATTGAAACCGGGAAGTAAGTGCCGCACTAACTGGATAGACACACTTTAAAACATGTGCTGTGGAGTGCTGCGGCTGGTCTCATAGTGAATGCTCCTAGCACCCTCGGCTGGCGGAAACAGATGATATCAAATATTTCATTTTGTTTCACTTTggtgtaaaaaacaacaacacatagccTACAGTGCAGTTACAGTCTTATCATCATTTCGTTATTAATGATTGCATATAACAGTGAACTTGAGCCACTCTTCAAATACCATCAGGAACAAACTTAATTAAGGAGTGAGGACAGGACAGTATATGGACAGTTTTGAGAAATATTGAATGTAATGCATTAGGGTGTCTTTCATTTCTCTGAAGCCAATGACTCAGTCCTGATTCACAGACCGAAAGACAGAATGTGAAGTAGTAAAACACGTGTTCACCATTACCACCCTGGTCTTACGAATCAAAGGTGAACATCAGACACAGCCTCATAGAAACATTAACACAGGTGACCAGAAAGACTTCACTggaacagctctaccaacactcCCCTCTGCCGTTGTTTCCGACATAATGATGCAAAAACTAAAGCCCTTTTTAATCTGTCCCATGTGTCTGCAAACAGTCCAGTCTCAGGTGTCACAAAAGTCCACCTCCCATGTCACTTTACTGGAGTTACTTTCTTACTGATGATTTGACCTGGGAGAACTCCTCACCATCTTCAAGAGCTGGGACAACAAAGGTGTTTGACTTGACACTTTCCAGTTGACACTTTCCATGATGCAATAAAACCTACAGTTCGCAGGCTTAATGACACTAATGGCTGTCTAGGAACCATGATTAGGAGAACAATTCTACGTTAAGAAATTATAAAAGGGAGATGGTGCAAAGCCTCTCTCGTTTATTTTAAATAGTTATCAATGATTGTGGCCCCACCCCTCTCCTTTCAACCCCCCAGATGCAAGCCCTGCCCAGGATAAAATGCAGGACAAGCCCAAGCCTCCCATTCTACACAGGAGAAAGGACTGGCTGCACAGGGAGAGTGAGGACATTCATTTACTGCTTCATTGCAttatacaggcagacagacctGACGCACACTCACTGActgcctctctcgctcgctcactcacaagctgctgcctctgtctctctctctccctcatacacacactgtctctcaaccctctccctccctctcactctctcactcacatatacacaggcacacacacacacactctaactcTGTCTCACTcgttctttcactctctcctctttctctctctctctctcgctctctctcacacacacacacacacacacacacacacacacacacacacacacacacacacacacacacacacacacacacactctttctgtgactctctctccctatcacactctcacacacacttacacacttacacattcactctctctcctcattcaacTCATTCTCAGCCACGGGTCAGCAGCACAGACAAGCACCTTATTCCAGTCCAGCTGGAGAGAGGAGCATCGCAAGGTGCACACATTGCAAGACAGGACACTGACTGACTGCAGCCGTAAAAGAAGGACGCAAGCCAAGGAACAGAACAAGCTTTCGGAGAACAAGGAAACAACAAAAAAGAACAGATTTCTTTTGGCAATGGATTTACAAAGTTAATTGATTTCCGGTGAATGAAAGCTGAAATACAAAGAAGAGGAGATCATCATCAGACACACAAGTTAAGAAACAAACTCATCTGGGAAAGAGGACTGGTTGGAAGCCCAggttcctctctgctctgctgtttGGAAGCCCAGgctcctctctgctctgatcCTCAGTGACAGGGTCTGCTGCTCCCTCGATCATCACCCCTTCCCACCCTCAGAGAGGGACGACTCACCTGGACCACACAGCCCGGGTCTCCAGCCAGCCAGCATGCATACTGCCTGTGCAATGTGCACCTTGGGAGTCTGACCCACCATGTGCAGATGGATGCCACCCGTCGTTAGTCTCCGTCCTGACCTCGCTGCCATTGGCACTGCCCACGCTGGGCTTCCGCCCTTACCCAGTGCTGCATCCCTTCGCTTGGCGTTCCTCACCCTGTTCCTGGTGGCTGGCACAGCTCTGGGGGGCTGCCCGCTCGGGGTAGGGCATGAACCCCTCCAAGTACTGGCGAGAGGCATCAACTGCTCATGGACACTGGAGCGGCACACACGCAGTTACAATCACCTAGAGGGCGACGTCCGACTACGGCGGCTCTACTCCGCCAACAAGTTCTTTCTCTGTATCGACAAAACAGGCAAGGTGGACGGCACCAGACGGAAAAACTACGCTGAAAGTGAGTAAGCTGACACTATCTCCCCTTTCTATCTTTCCTATGTGACGGAGAAGAGATGGGGTGCCTATGGTCTTTTATGGTGGTGTAAACTCTCTGATCTTACTACTTTTATAGCGGTTCATAGGAGTTTCACTGGCTTGTATCAGCCTTCTGCGCCTATTTGTGCCGTATTTGGAGCGGTAGACGTTGCTAGGTAAACTGGTAAGCCTCCTCATGGGAACCCCGGCACTGTGTTTACAGCAAGGCAGACTTGAGGAAAGACATTGTGCATCAGTTGGTCGTGCAAACTGGGCTTGGGAAAACGCTTCAATCTCACAGGGGCTTAACATGTCAAAACTGTGTTGAAAGTCCTCTAGTTGCAAGGGGCAGATGTACCCACAAACCATTTCTGTCACAGTTTACATGGGCACAGCTATTTTCCATTTTTCACAGTTTTCTCACCAAGTTTGTTTAGCGCTCGTTAAGGGGATAGTCGGGATCATTTGGAGCCTTTGTGATTTAAACTGTTAAGTACAGACCCAGAATCAATCTAACCCAGATCCCGTGTGTGTGAAAACTTCAgatcagaccagagaactggcTTCACATCTGTGTACAGCAGGTGTACTGGGCTCGCCAACACTGTTTAATTTATTGTAGACAGTCAGAGAATTTCCACATACCCATGCAGCGTGATAAATCTCCTAACAcatacctacagtatcatcaaggATCTTCCAAAAATGCCTTAAACAGATCAGATCTCATCACCTGCTACCATCTCATCTCAGTATGTTCAGTTGTCCTAGTTTTTCCAGATTGGACAGCACTGTATCTCATGTTAGTAATAAGGACACTTGAGAGGAGGGACGTGCACTGGTGTCACTCACTCCACGATCTCAATCAATGGTGTCTTTCAGACCTTTGACCAGGTCAGACAAGTTGTCGCTGGTCATGAACTGACTTCCCAGTGGCCACTGGACAGCCTTGAGACGTTTACACCTTTGACGATTATATTTATCCATTTGGTCGTTAATGCCTTTTTATGCCAGTGGGTGAGTCAGGTTTTTTCCATGCTACAGAGGTAACAGCAGGGACTGCCCAGTCAGTCTGCCACTGTGTACAGGCTTATAACCGTCTGGTGACATTTGTTAACTAGACTACTCATCTGGCAGACAGTTTTATACCTCACACACACGCCAACATAAATTCACATTGAC is a genomic window of Oncorhynchus nerka isolate Pitt River linkage group LG24, Oner_Uvic_2.0, whole genome shotgun sequence containing:
- the LOC115107390 gene encoding fibroblast growth factor 10-like, with the translated sequence MCRWMPPVVSLRPDLAAIGTAHAGLPPLPSAASLRLAFLTLFLVAGTALGGCPLGVGHEPLQVLARGINCSWTLERHTRSYNHLEGDVRLRRLYSANKFFLCIDKTGKVDGTRRKNYAESLMEIRSVSVGVVAIKSVSTGLYLAMSKKGTLFGSMKYNPNCKFKERIEENGYNTYASLRWKHGGRQMFVSLNGRGKPRRGHKARRRHPSTHFLPMLPS